A genomic window from Elaeis guineensis isolate ETL-2024a chromosome 3, EG11, whole genome shotgun sequence includes:
- the LOC140856434 gene encoding probable LRR receptor-like serine/threonine-protein kinase At3g47570: MIPIVVTIIFFLILSSFAVLYWKQKPNQQTSSVQLLEDQNFRVSYAELVKATNGFSSTKLIGLGRYGSVYKGIMDDGNTTVAIKVFNLLHRSASRSFIAECEALRNIRHRNLIKILTSCSSIDFQGNDFKALVFEFMPNGSLETWLHPKPVEDLHVNSLSLRKRLDIAVDIADALDYLHHNCQPPIVHCDLKPGNVLLDNDMCAHVGDFGLARFLNEGTGGHIQSSSTTVGIKGTIGYVAPEYGAGCHVSTSGDVYSYGILLLEMFTGKSPVDDMFQDGLSLCKFVEMAFPDGVMDIANPVLMLPEPSNIANSQRNGSDAAWKIQECMLNLVKVGLSCANQSWRERMSMRDAATMMHRIRDAYN, encoded by the exons ATGATTCCAATAGTTGTTACAATCATCTTCTTCTTAATACTCTCCAGCTTTGCTGTTCTTTATTGGAAACAGAAACCAAATCAGCAAACTTCATCTGTTCAATTGTTGGAGGATCAAAATTTCAGGGTTTCATATGCAGAGCTGGTTAAGGCAACGAATGGATTCTCTTCTACCAAATTAATTGGCTTGGGAAGATATGGGTCCGTGTATAAAGGGATTATGGATGATGGCAATACAACTGTGGCTATTAAGGTTTTCAACCTTCTGCATCGAAGCGCTTCCAGGAGCTTCATTGCCGAATGCGAAGCTTTGAGAAACATCCGTCACCGTAATCTCATCAAGATACTAACATCCTGCTCGAGCATAGATTTCCAAGGCAATGATTTCAAAGCTCTGGTTTTTGAGTTCATGCCTAATGGGAGTTTAGAGACATGGTTGCATCCCAAACCAGTCGAGGATCTTCATGTGAATAGTCTAAGCTTGAGGAAAAGATTAGATATAGCTGTGGACATTGCTGATGCATTGGATTATCTACATCACAATTGTCAGCCGCCAATTGTTCACTGTGATCTAAAGCCCGGCAATGTTCTACTTGACAATGACATGTGTGCTCATGTTGGGGACTTTGGGTTAGCAAGGTTCCTAAATGAAGGTACCGGCGGACACATTCAGTCCTCAAGCACTACAGTTGGGATAAAGGGTACTATTGGATATGTCGCTCCAG AGTATGGGGCAGGTTGTCATGTGTCCACCTCTGGGGATGTGTATAGCTATGGGATTCTTCTACTGGAGATGTTTACAGGAAAAAGTCCGGTTGATGACATGTTTCAGGATGGCCTGAGCCTTTGCAAGTTTGTGGAGATGGCTTTTCCCGATGGAGTCATGGATATTGCTAATCCAGTGTTGATGTTACCGGAACCCAGCAATATTGCTAATAGCCAGCGGAATGGAAGCGATGCAGCATGGAAAATCCAAGAATGCATGCTTAATTTGGTGAAAGTGGGACTTTCATGCGCGAATCAATCATGGAGAGAGCGCATGAGCATGAGGGATGCTGCAACCATGATGCATAGAATTCGAGATGCCTACAATTGA
- the LOC105037471 gene encoding uncharacterized protein encodes MSAIGRGSHAPASDTPGGSQPWSSSLMAWQVLSLLSLATSAFFEESTYQTTDSTVLSLSYNQLAGTIPDEISNLSKLKILSVAGNNITGVIPPWVGNLSHLSELSVGTNNLGGGIPEELSRLARLEVLGLEDNMLLGIIPASLYNLSSLQVLSAEANQLQGSLPSDIGIRLPDLRSIYLGSNKLGGPIPASLSNASRLSIINIPDNAFTGFMPTDLGRLKYLSELFLDRNRIEADNVHGWEFLTSLKNCSYLKRLVMLDNKLGGVLPTSIANLSTQLEYLVMASNQISGSIPSGIKNLVNLKALGMFENLLTGTIPEGVGNLRQLRRLGLFNNRFTGFIPSSLGNLTQLITLDLYVNGLQGPIPPSLGNLRQLQVLDLSQNNLSGNVITQPAQTKKKKNR; translated from the exons ATGTCTGCGATTGGGAGGGGGTCTCATGCACCCGCAAGCGACACCCCGGGAGGGTCTCAGCCTTGGAGCTCGTCTCTCATGGCTTGGCaggtcctctctctcctttcattGGCAACCTCAGCTTTCTTCGAAGAATCGACTTATCAGACAACAGACTCTACG GTCCTCAGCCTGAGCTACAACCAACTAGCGGGGACGATACCTGATGAGATCAGCAACCTATCCAAGCTTAAAATTCTGTCAGTAGCTGGAAACAACATCACAGGAGTCATCCCACCCTGGGTTGGTAATCTTTCACATCTGTCGGAGCTGTCTGTAGGGACGAATAATCTGGGGGGAGGCATCCCAGAAGAACTCAGCCGCCTTGCTCGTCTAGAAGTCTTGGGTCTGGAAGATAATATGCTCTTAGGTATCATCCCTGCATCTCTTTACAATCTTTCATCCTTGCAAGTCTTGTCTGCTGAAGCAAACCAGCTGCAGGGGAGCCTACCATCCGACATCGGCATAAGACTTCCAGATCTCCGATCCATTTATCTTGGTTCAAACAAACTTGGAGGACCAATTCCAGCTTCACTATCTAATGCCTCAAGACTTTCGATTATCAATATCCCAGATAACGCGTTTACCGGGTTCATGCCTACTGATCTTGGAAGATTGAAATATCTATCCGAACTGTTTCTAGACAGGAATCGAATTGAAGCAGACAATGTCCATGGTTGGGAATTCCTTACTTCTCTGAAAAATTGCAGTTATTTAAAAAGATTAGTTATGCTTGACAACAAACTAGGAGGTGTATTGCCTACTTCAATAGCAAACCTCTCCACACAACTTGAATATCTAGTGATGGCTTCTAACCAAATATCAGGGAGTATTCCATCTGGGATCAAAAACCTGGTCAATCTAAAGGCACTAGGAATGTTTGAAAATCTCCTAACAGGTACCATTCCGGAAGGGGTCGGAAATCTTAGGCAGTTACGTCGTTTAGGCTTATTTAACAACAGATTTACAGGTTTTATTCCATCCTCCCTTGGCAACCTAACTCAGTTGATCACTCTCGATTTATATGTCAATGGCTTACAAGGACCCATACCTCCGAGCCTTGGAAACCTCCGGCAGCTACAAGTATTAGACCTTTCTCAAAATAATCTCAGTGGTAATGTGAtaacccagccagcccaaacgaaaaaaaaaaaaaacagataa